The following are encoded together in the Brassica napus cultivar Da-Ae chromosome A9, Da-Ae, whole genome shotgun sequence genome:
- the LOC106419828 gene encoding transcription factor bHLH74, whose amino-acid sequence MGGESNNEGEMGLNHGHDPSMPLYAKTDPYFSSSDWDPVVNGGGFSSSHYPSVVMDNPGMSCFTHYQTGSGYPDMPASLLPFGDCGGGGGESVGRLMRAGESHDQVLDDGVLGSSPSRKRRQAEAESQRNKKAVEEYQEDTQRGSDQNQKKHKDGQNKESSQSEEAPKENYIHMRARRGQATNSHSLAERVRREKISERMRLLQELVPGCNKITGKAVMLDEIINYVQSLQQQVEFLSMKLATVNPEVNIDIDRIIAKDLLQPRDRNTPTLGLSPFTSFHGTIPNISTTANPQYNSLPQTTLESELQSLYQMGFVSNSSTMSSFSPNNGRLKPEL is encoded by the exons ATGGGTGGAGAGAGTAATAATGAAGGTGAGATGGGGTTAAACCATGGACATGATCCCTCAATGCCCTTGTATGCAAAGACAGATCCTTACTTCTCTTCTTCAGATTGGGATCCAGTTGTTAATGGTGGTGGCTTCTCAAGCTCTCATTACCCTTCAGTGGTGATGGACAATCCAGGGATGAGTTGCTTCACTCATTACCAAACCGGTTCTGGTTATCCGGACATGCCTGCAAGTCTTCTTCCTTTTGGTGATtgtggaggtggtggtggggaAAGTGTTGGAAGATTGATGAGAGCTGGAGAGTCTCATGATCAGGTTTTAGATGATGGTGTTCTTGGTTCTTCCCCAAGCAGAAAAAGAAGGCAAGCCGAAGCTGAATCACAACGGAACAAG AAAGCTGTGGAGGAATATCAAGAAGACACTCAAAGGGGAAGTGATCAgaaccaaaagaaacacaaggATGGTCAGAACAAGGAGAGCTCACAGAGCGAAGAAGCACCAAAAGAGAACTACATTCATATGAGGGCAAGAAGAGGTCAAGCCACTAATAGTCACAGTCTTGCAGAAAGG GTTAGAAGAGAAAAGATCAGTGAAAGGATGAGACTGCTTCAAGAGCTTGTCCCAGGATGCAACAAGATCACTGGGAAAGCGGTTATGCTTGATGAGATCATCAACTATGTTCAGTCCTTGCAACAACAAGTTGAG TTTTTATCTATGAAACTGGCAACGGTGAATCCAGAAGTCAACATTGATATAGACAGGATTATCGCCAAAGAT CTTCTGCAACCAAGGGATAGAAACACTCCTACGCTTGGGCTAAGTCCTTTCACCAGTTTCCATGGGACGATACCGAACATTTCTACCACCGCAAATCCACAATACAACTCATTACCTCAG ACAACACTGGAGAGTGAACTACAAAGCCTTTACCAAATGGGGTTCGTCTCAAATTCATCGACTATGTCTAGCTTCTCACCTAATAACG GTCGATTGAAACCAGAGCTCTAG
- the LOC106419827 gene encoding branched-chain-amino-acid aminotransferase 2, chloroplastic-like isoform X1 produces the protein MIKTISSLRKSLALPIHLHIRTLQTSSKYNAQAASALREERKKPVYQDDEYADMDWDNLGFALTPADYMYVMKCSKDGEFTKGELSRFGNIELSPSAGVLNYGQAIYEGTKAYRKENGKVLLFRPDHNAIRMQLGAERMLMPSPSVDQFVDAVKQTAFANKRWVPPSGKGSMYIRPLLMGTGPVLGLGPAPEYTFIVYASPVGNYFKEGTTALNLYVEEEHARAAPGGSGGVKSITNYAPVLKALSRAKSLGFSDVLYLDSVKKKYLEEASACNVFVVKGRTISTPATNGTILEGITRKSVMEIAGDQGYQVVEKAVHVNEVMDADEVFCTGTAVGVAPVGTITYQDKRVEYETGDESVCQKLRSVLVGIQTGLVEDTKGWVTCIK, from the exons ATGATCAAAACAATCTCATCTCTACGCAAAAGTCTGGCTCTACCTATTCATTTACATATTCGTACG CTACAAACTTCCTCTAAGTACAACGCACAAGCTGCCTCAGCCTTGCGAGAGGAGCGTAAGAAGCCTGTTTATCA AGATGATGAGTATGCGGATATGGATTGGGATAATCTCGGCTTTGCTCTCACTCCAGCTGATTACATGTACGTCATGAAATGCTCAAAAGACGGTGAGTTCACCAAAGGTGAACTTAGTCGTTTTGGTAATATTGAGCTAAGTCCTTCTGCTGGAGTCTTGAACTATGGACAG GCGATTTATGAAGGTACAAAAGCATACAGGAAAGAAAACGGGAAGGTTCTTCTGTTTCGCCCTGATCACAACGCTATCAGAATGCAGCTTGGAGCTGAACGTATGCTCATGCCTTCTCCTTCCGTTGATCAGTTCGTTGATGCTGTTAAGCAAACCGCTTTTGCGAATAAACGTTGG GTTCCTCCTTCAGGCAAAGGGTCTATGTACATTAGGCCTCTGTTGATGGGAACTGGTCCAGTTCTTGGTTTGGGACCAGCTCCTGAATATACATTTATTGTCTATGCATCTCCAGTTGGTAACTACTTCAAG GAAGGTACTACTGCTCTTAACCTCTATGTTGAGGAAGAGCATGCTCGTGCAGCTCCTGGTGGATCTGGAGGCGTCAAGAGCATCACAAACTATGCCCCG GTTTTGAAAGCACTGAGTAGAGCCAAGAGTCTTGGGTTTTCAGACGTTCTTTACCTTGACTCTGTCAAGAAGAAGTATCTTGAGGAAGCTTCTGCTTGCAACGTCTTCGTTGTTAAG GGTCGGACAATCTCAACTCCTGCAACTAATGGAACAATTCTTGAGGGGATTACTAGGAAGAGTGTGATGGAGATCGCAGGTGATCAAGGTTATCAG GTTGTAGAGAAGGCAGTTCATGTGAATGAAGTAATGGATGCAGATGAAGTTTTCTGCACAGGAACTGCTGTAGGAGTTGCTCCTGTAGGCACTATAACATATCAAGACAAacg AGTAGAGTATGAAACTGGGGATGAATCTGTCTGCCAGAAACTGCGTTCGGTCCTTGTCGGTATCCAGACAGGATTGGTTGAAGATACCAAGGGATGGGTCACATGTATCAAGTAA
- the LOC106419827 gene encoding branched-chain-amino-acid aminotransferase 2, chloroplastic-like isoform X2, with protein sequence MIKTISSLRKSLALPIHLHIRTLQTSSKYNAQAASALREERKKPVYQDDEYADMDWDNLGFALTPADYMYVMKCSKDGEFTKGELSRFGNIELSPSAGVLNYGQAIYEGTKAYRKENGKVLLFRPDHNAIRMQLGAERMLMPSPSVDQFVDAVKQTAFANKRWVPPSGKGSMYIRPLLMGTGPVLGLGPAPEYTFIVYASPVGNYFKEGTTALNLYVEEEHARAAPGGSGGVKSITNYAPVLKALSRAKSLGFSDVLYLDSVKKKYLEEASACNVFVVKGRTISTPATNGTILEGITRKSVMEIAGDQGYQVVEKAVHVNEVMDADEVFCTGTAVGVAPVGTITYQDKRV encoded by the exons ATGATCAAAACAATCTCATCTCTACGCAAAAGTCTGGCTCTACCTATTCATTTACATATTCGTACG CTACAAACTTCCTCTAAGTACAACGCACAAGCTGCCTCAGCCTTGCGAGAGGAGCGTAAGAAGCCTGTTTATCA AGATGATGAGTATGCGGATATGGATTGGGATAATCTCGGCTTTGCTCTCACTCCAGCTGATTACATGTACGTCATGAAATGCTCAAAAGACGGTGAGTTCACCAAAGGTGAACTTAGTCGTTTTGGTAATATTGAGCTAAGTCCTTCTGCTGGAGTCTTGAACTATGGACAG GCGATTTATGAAGGTACAAAAGCATACAGGAAAGAAAACGGGAAGGTTCTTCTGTTTCGCCCTGATCACAACGCTATCAGAATGCAGCTTGGAGCTGAACGTATGCTCATGCCTTCTCCTTCCGTTGATCAGTTCGTTGATGCTGTTAAGCAAACCGCTTTTGCGAATAAACGTTGG GTTCCTCCTTCAGGCAAAGGGTCTATGTACATTAGGCCTCTGTTGATGGGAACTGGTCCAGTTCTTGGTTTGGGACCAGCTCCTGAATATACATTTATTGTCTATGCATCTCCAGTTGGTAACTACTTCAAG GAAGGTACTACTGCTCTTAACCTCTATGTTGAGGAAGAGCATGCTCGTGCAGCTCCTGGTGGATCTGGAGGCGTCAAGAGCATCACAAACTATGCCCCG GTTTTGAAAGCACTGAGTAGAGCCAAGAGTCTTGGGTTTTCAGACGTTCTTTACCTTGACTCTGTCAAGAAGAAGTATCTTGAGGAAGCTTCTGCTTGCAACGTCTTCGTTGTTAAG GGTCGGACAATCTCAACTCCTGCAACTAATGGAACAATTCTTGAGGGGATTACTAGGAAGAGTGTGATGGAGATCGCAGGTGATCAAGGTTATCAG GTTGTAGAGAAGGCAGTTCATGTGAATGAAGTAATGGATGCAGATGAAGTTTTCTGCACAGGAACTGCTGTAGGAGTTGCTCCTGTAGGCACTATAACATATCAAGACAAacg AGTATGA
- the LOC125575575 gene encoding endo-1,4-beta-xylanase 2 isoform X1, with translation MPIGLLLQLIISLLSSPLRHSKATTLMAHSNIVHNGDFSDGLEPWHPNACQAFVVSSDSSSSDSGYAVVTNRKETWQGLEQDITPQVSPGVTYNVSACVGVSGPFHESSQVLATVRLEHDDSPTEYIFVGKTYASRDKWVDLEGTFSISNMPDRVVIYLEGPPPGKDLLIRSVTVKESTSCDFQETEENKAAFSVYPPPLNIITNHDFSDGLCSWNSNSCDSFVVGSNECNSESYAVVNNRSETWQGLEQDITDRVSPGCSYKVSASVSVWGPVQRSAQVLATLKLEHQGSPTEFKLIGKTYVSNDVWKTLEGTFALSGRPDRVVFFLEGPPPGVDLLIKSVTIHCESDNQFERSRDFSSAPEADHHHIFLNSSFSDGLNHWSGRGCNLMLHESLADGRILPHSGTCFASATERTHKWSGIEQDITERVQRKLIYEASSVVRLSHSHHTVQATLYVQYLDQREEYIGISSVEANHDDWVKLKGKFLLNGSPARAVVYIEGPPPGIDVFVDHFEVKPAEKPPPSRRPYIESHVFGMNIVSNSHLTDGTIEGWFPLGDCHLRVGEGSPQILPPLAKHSLRTTHDYLSGRYVLATNRSGTWMGPAQMITDKVKLFLTYQVSAWVKVGSGGLTCPQDVNIALSVDGKWVNGGKVEVKDGDWHEVVGSFRIEKQAREVMLHVQGPSPGVDLMVAGLQIFAVDHKARLSYLKGQADMVRKRNVRLKVTGLDPNELSGATVKIRQTSNSFPLGSCISRSNIDNEDFVEFFLNNFKWAVFGNELKWSWTEPEQGNFNYRDADEMLGFCETYNVQTRGHCIFWEVESAIQPWVQQLSEPTLEAAVENRLTDLLTRYNGKFRHYDVNNEMLHGSFYRDKLGFDARAKMFRTAHELDPLARLFLNEYHIEDGFDSRSSPEKYIKLVHKLQKKGAPVGGIGIQGHITSPVGHIVRNALDKLSTLGLPIWFTELDVSSVNEHVRGDDLEVMLWEAFAHPAVEGVMLWGFWELFMSREDAHLVDADGEVNEAGRRFLEIKREWLTFVEGVVEDGEGGFEFRGYHGSYVVEVVTCEGKYVKNFVVEKGNSPVDVIIEL, from the exons ATGCCTATTGGACTCCTCCTACAACTAAtcatctctctcctctcttctcctctCCGTCACTCAAAG GCCACCACTCTCATGGCGCATTCCAACATCGTTCATAACGGTGACTTCTCTGATGGGCTCGAGCCTTGGCACCCCAACGCATGCCAAGCCTTCGTTGTCTCCTCAGACTCCTCCAGCTCAGACTCTGGCTACGCCGTTGTAACCAACAGGAAAGAAACttggcaaggactcgagcaagaCATCACACCTCAAGTCTCTCCCGGTGTTACCTACAATGTCTCGGCTTGTGTTGGTGTCTCTGGTCCTTTCCATGAATCGTCACAGGTTCTTGCTACCGTGAGGCTCGAGCACGATGACTCTCCTACTGAGTATATTTTCGTTGGAAA AACTTATGCTTCAAGAGACAAGTGGGTTGATCTAGAAGGAACGTTTTCGATATCGAATATGCCTGACCGTGTTGTGATCTATTTGGAAGGTCCACCTCCGGGGAAGGATCTTCTTATACGCTCAGTTACCGTTAAAGAATCCACTTCTTGTGACTTTCAG GAAACGGAAGAAAACAAAGCAGCCTTCAGTGTTTATCCTCCTCCTTTGAATATCATTACGAACCATGACTTCTCTGACGGATTGTGTTCTTGGAACTCCAACAGCTGTGATTCATTTGTTGTTGGCAGCAACGAATGCAACTCAGAATCATACGCCGTTGTTAATAACCGGAGCGAAACCTGGCAAGGACTGGAGCAAGATATCACAGACAGAGTTTCTCCTGGTTGTTCATATAAAGTCTCCGCTAGTGTCAGCGTATGGGGACCTGTTCAAAGGTCGGCTCAGGTCCTGGCTACTTTGAAGTTAGAGCACCAAGGGTCACCAACCGAGTTTAAACTAATTGGAAA aaCTTATGTTTCAAACGATGTTTGGAAAACTCTGGAAGGTACTTTTGCATTATCAGGAAGACCTGACCGTGTTGTATTCTTCCTCGAAGGTCCACCTCCTGGTGTTGATCTTCTTATAAAGTCAGTAACCATCCATTGCGAAAGCGATAATCAGTTTGAG AGAAGCAGAGACTTCTCCTCAGCTCCTGAAGCTGATCATCATCACATCTTTTTGAATTCAAGCTTTTCCGATGGCCTCAATCATTGGTCTGGAAGAGGATGCAATCTTATGTTGCATGAGTCTCTAGCTGATGGGAGGATACTACCACATTCAGGAACGTGTTTTGCTTCAGCAACGGAGCGCACACACAAGTGGAGTGGAATTGAGCAGGATATTACAGAAAGAGTCCAGCGGAAACTCATTTATGAAGCTTCTTCTGTTGTTCGGTTATCGCATAGCCATCACACCGTGCAGGCAACTTTGTATGTTCAGTACCTTGACCAACGTGAAGAATACATAGGCATTTCCAG TGTTGAGGCAAACCATGACGATTGGGTAAAGTTGAAAGGGAAGTTCCTCTTGAATGGATCTCCGGCTAGAGCAGTTGTTTACATTGAAGGACCCCCACCAGGGATTGATGTTTTCGTCGACCATTTCGAAGTCAAGCCTGCAGAGAAACCTCCACCTTCAAGACGGCCATATATTGAG AGTCATGTTTTTGGGATGAACATAGTTTCCAACAGCCACCTAACCGATGGAACCATCGAAGGTTGGTTCCCTCTTGGAGACTGCCATCTAAGAGTTGGAGAAGGCTCCCCTCAGATATTACCTCCATTGGCCAAACACTCTCTCAGAACAACTCATGACTATCTATCCGGACGATACGTGCTTGCAACGAACCGAAGTGGAACATGGATGGGTCCTGCTCAGATGATAACTGATAAAGTGAAGCTGTTTCTTACATACCAGGTTTCAGCTTGGGTTAAAGTTGGCTCAGGAGGACTAACTTGTCCACAGGACGTGAATATAGCACTCAGCGTTGATGGTAAATGGGTTAATGGAGGAAAAGTTGAGGTCAAGGATGGTGATTGGCATGAAGTTGTGGGTTCGTTTAGAATCGAGAAGCAAGCGAGAGAAGTTATGCTTCATGTTCAGGGCCCGTCTCCTGGTGTTGATCTAATGGTTGCAGGGCTACAGATCTTCGCTGTTGATCATAAAGCGCGGTTGAGTTATCTCAAAGGACAAGCTGATATG GTTCGTAAACGCAACGTTCGCCTCAAAGTCACAGGCCTAGATCCCAACGAACTATCTGGCGCAACGGTGAAAATCAGACAGACGAGCAACAGCTTCCCACTCGGTTCATGCATCAGCCGAAGCAACATAGACAACGAAGACTTTGTGGAGTTCTTTCTCAACAACTTCAAGTGGGCAGTGTTCGGCAACGAGCTGAAATGGTCCTGGACAGAGCCAGAGCAAGGAAACTTCAACTACAGAGACGCAGACGAGATGCTCGGCTTCTGCGAGACGTACAACGTACAAACCAGAGGCCATTGCATATTCTGGGAGGTCGAGTCAGCTATACAACCCTGGGTCCAACAGCTGAGCGAACCTACTCTAGAAGCAGCGGTTGAGAATCGTTTAACTGATCTCCTTACACGTTACAACGGGAAGTTCAGACATTATGATGTGAACAACGAGATGCTTCACGGATCGTTCTACCGAGATAAGCTTGGCTTTGATGCGAGAGCAAAGATGTTTAGGACTGCGCATGAGTTAGATCCGTTAGCGAGACTGTTTCTCAATGAGTATCATATCGAAGACGGGTTTGACTCTAGGTCGTCTCCTGAGAAGTACATAAAGCTTGTTCATAAGCTGCAGAAGAAAGGTGCGCCTGTGGGTGGAATAGGGATACAAGGACATATAACGAGTCCTGTTGGTCACATTGTTCGTAACGCTTTAGACAAGTTGAGTACATTAGGGTTACCGATCTGGTTTACGGAGCTTGATGTGTCGTCTGTTAACGAACATGTGAGAGGAGATGATCTTGAGGTGATGCTATGGGAAGCGTTTGCTCATCCGGCGGTTGAAGGAGTGATGCTTTGGGGGTTCTGGGAGCTGTTTATGAGCAGAGAGGATGCGCATTTGGTGGATGCGGATGGTGAGGTTAATGAAGCTGGGAGGAGGTTTCTTGAGATTAAACGTGAGTGGTTGACTTTTGTGGAGGGAGTGGTTGAGGATGGAGAAGGAGGGTTTGAGTTTAGAGGTTATCATGGGAGTTACGTTGTGGAAGTTGTTACTTGTGAAGGTAAGTATGTGAAGAACTTTGTTGTCGAGAAAGGCAATTCTCCAGTTGATGTGATCATAGAGCTTTGA
- the LOC125575575 gene encoding endo-1,4-beta-xylanase 2 isoform X2: MAHSNIVHNGDFSDGLEPWHPNACQAFVVSSDSSSSDSGYAVVTNRKETWQGLEQDITPQVSPGVTYNVSACVGVSGPFHESSQVLATVRLEHDDSPTEYIFVGKTYASRDKWVDLEGTFSISNMPDRVVIYLEGPPPGKDLLIRSVTVKESTSCDFQETEENKAAFSVYPPPLNIITNHDFSDGLCSWNSNSCDSFVVGSNECNSESYAVVNNRSETWQGLEQDITDRVSPGCSYKVSASVSVWGPVQRSAQVLATLKLEHQGSPTEFKLIGKTYVSNDVWKTLEGTFALSGRPDRVVFFLEGPPPGVDLLIKSVTIHCESDNQFERSRDFSSAPEADHHHIFLNSSFSDGLNHWSGRGCNLMLHESLADGRILPHSGTCFASATERTHKWSGIEQDITERVQRKLIYEASSVVRLSHSHHTVQATLYVQYLDQREEYIGISSVEANHDDWVKLKGKFLLNGSPARAVVYIEGPPPGIDVFVDHFEVKPAEKPPPSRRPYIESHVFGMNIVSNSHLTDGTIEGWFPLGDCHLRVGEGSPQILPPLAKHSLRTTHDYLSGRYVLATNRSGTWMGPAQMITDKVKLFLTYQVSAWVKVGSGGLTCPQDVNIALSVDGKWVNGGKVEVKDGDWHEVVGSFRIEKQAREVMLHVQGPSPGVDLMVAGLQIFAVDHKARLSYLKGQADMVRKRNVRLKVTGLDPNELSGATVKIRQTSNSFPLGSCISRSNIDNEDFVEFFLNNFKWAVFGNELKWSWTEPEQGNFNYRDADEMLGFCETYNVQTRGHCIFWEVESAIQPWVQQLSEPTLEAAVENRLTDLLTRYNGKFRHYDVNNEMLHGSFYRDKLGFDARAKMFRTAHELDPLARLFLNEYHIEDGFDSRSSPEKYIKLVHKLQKKGAPVGGIGIQGHITSPVGHIVRNALDKLSTLGLPIWFTELDVSSVNEHVRGDDLEVMLWEAFAHPAVEGVMLWGFWELFMSREDAHLVDADGEVNEAGRRFLEIKREWLTFVEGVVEDGEGGFEFRGYHGSYVVEVVTCEGKYVKNFVVEKGNSPVDVIIEL; this comes from the exons ATGGCGCATTCCAACATCGTTCATAACGGTGACTTCTCTGATGGGCTCGAGCCTTGGCACCCCAACGCATGCCAAGCCTTCGTTGTCTCCTCAGACTCCTCCAGCTCAGACTCTGGCTACGCCGTTGTAACCAACAGGAAAGAAACttggcaaggactcgagcaagaCATCACACCTCAAGTCTCTCCCGGTGTTACCTACAATGTCTCGGCTTGTGTTGGTGTCTCTGGTCCTTTCCATGAATCGTCACAGGTTCTTGCTACCGTGAGGCTCGAGCACGATGACTCTCCTACTGAGTATATTTTCGTTGGAAA AACTTATGCTTCAAGAGACAAGTGGGTTGATCTAGAAGGAACGTTTTCGATATCGAATATGCCTGACCGTGTTGTGATCTATTTGGAAGGTCCACCTCCGGGGAAGGATCTTCTTATACGCTCAGTTACCGTTAAAGAATCCACTTCTTGTGACTTTCAG GAAACGGAAGAAAACAAAGCAGCCTTCAGTGTTTATCCTCCTCCTTTGAATATCATTACGAACCATGACTTCTCTGACGGATTGTGTTCTTGGAACTCCAACAGCTGTGATTCATTTGTTGTTGGCAGCAACGAATGCAACTCAGAATCATACGCCGTTGTTAATAACCGGAGCGAAACCTGGCAAGGACTGGAGCAAGATATCACAGACAGAGTTTCTCCTGGTTGTTCATATAAAGTCTCCGCTAGTGTCAGCGTATGGGGACCTGTTCAAAGGTCGGCTCAGGTCCTGGCTACTTTGAAGTTAGAGCACCAAGGGTCACCAACCGAGTTTAAACTAATTGGAAA aaCTTATGTTTCAAACGATGTTTGGAAAACTCTGGAAGGTACTTTTGCATTATCAGGAAGACCTGACCGTGTTGTATTCTTCCTCGAAGGTCCACCTCCTGGTGTTGATCTTCTTATAAAGTCAGTAACCATCCATTGCGAAAGCGATAATCAGTTTGAG AGAAGCAGAGACTTCTCCTCAGCTCCTGAAGCTGATCATCATCACATCTTTTTGAATTCAAGCTTTTCCGATGGCCTCAATCATTGGTCTGGAAGAGGATGCAATCTTATGTTGCATGAGTCTCTAGCTGATGGGAGGATACTACCACATTCAGGAACGTGTTTTGCTTCAGCAACGGAGCGCACACACAAGTGGAGTGGAATTGAGCAGGATATTACAGAAAGAGTCCAGCGGAAACTCATTTATGAAGCTTCTTCTGTTGTTCGGTTATCGCATAGCCATCACACCGTGCAGGCAACTTTGTATGTTCAGTACCTTGACCAACGTGAAGAATACATAGGCATTTCCAG TGTTGAGGCAAACCATGACGATTGGGTAAAGTTGAAAGGGAAGTTCCTCTTGAATGGATCTCCGGCTAGAGCAGTTGTTTACATTGAAGGACCCCCACCAGGGATTGATGTTTTCGTCGACCATTTCGAAGTCAAGCCTGCAGAGAAACCTCCACCTTCAAGACGGCCATATATTGAG AGTCATGTTTTTGGGATGAACATAGTTTCCAACAGCCACCTAACCGATGGAACCATCGAAGGTTGGTTCCCTCTTGGAGACTGCCATCTAAGAGTTGGAGAAGGCTCCCCTCAGATATTACCTCCATTGGCCAAACACTCTCTCAGAACAACTCATGACTATCTATCCGGACGATACGTGCTTGCAACGAACCGAAGTGGAACATGGATGGGTCCTGCTCAGATGATAACTGATAAAGTGAAGCTGTTTCTTACATACCAGGTTTCAGCTTGGGTTAAAGTTGGCTCAGGAGGACTAACTTGTCCACAGGACGTGAATATAGCACTCAGCGTTGATGGTAAATGGGTTAATGGAGGAAAAGTTGAGGTCAAGGATGGTGATTGGCATGAAGTTGTGGGTTCGTTTAGAATCGAGAAGCAAGCGAGAGAAGTTATGCTTCATGTTCAGGGCCCGTCTCCTGGTGTTGATCTAATGGTTGCAGGGCTACAGATCTTCGCTGTTGATCATAAAGCGCGGTTGAGTTATCTCAAAGGACAAGCTGATATG GTTCGTAAACGCAACGTTCGCCTCAAAGTCACAGGCCTAGATCCCAACGAACTATCTGGCGCAACGGTGAAAATCAGACAGACGAGCAACAGCTTCCCACTCGGTTCATGCATCAGCCGAAGCAACATAGACAACGAAGACTTTGTGGAGTTCTTTCTCAACAACTTCAAGTGGGCAGTGTTCGGCAACGAGCTGAAATGGTCCTGGACAGAGCCAGAGCAAGGAAACTTCAACTACAGAGACGCAGACGAGATGCTCGGCTTCTGCGAGACGTACAACGTACAAACCAGAGGCCATTGCATATTCTGGGAGGTCGAGTCAGCTATACAACCCTGGGTCCAACAGCTGAGCGAACCTACTCTAGAAGCAGCGGTTGAGAATCGTTTAACTGATCTCCTTACACGTTACAACGGGAAGTTCAGACATTATGATGTGAACAACGAGATGCTTCACGGATCGTTCTACCGAGATAAGCTTGGCTTTGATGCGAGAGCAAAGATGTTTAGGACTGCGCATGAGTTAGATCCGTTAGCGAGACTGTTTCTCAATGAGTATCATATCGAAGACGGGTTTGACTCTAGGTCGTCTCCTGAGAAGTACATAAAGCTTGTTCATAAGCTGCAGAAGAAAGGTGCGCCTGTGGGTGGAATAGGGATACAAGGACATATAACGAGTCCTGTTGGTCACATTGTTCGTAACGCTTTAGACAAGTTGAGTACATTAGGGTTACCGATCTGGTTTACGGAGCTTGATGTGTCGTCTGTTAACGAACATGTGAGAGGAGATGATCTTGAGGTGATGCTATGGGAAGCGTTTGCTCATCCGGCGGTTGAAGGAGTGATGCTTTGGGGGTTCTGGGAGCTGTTTATGAGCAGAGAGGATGCGCATTTGGTGGATGCGGATGGTGAGGTTAATGAAGCTGGGAGGAGGTTTCTTGAGATTAAACGTGAGTGGTTGACTTTTGTGGAGGGAGTGGTTGAGGATGGAGAAGGAGGGTTTGAGTTTAGAGGTTATCATGGGAGTTACGTTGTGGAAGTTGTTACTTGTGAAGGTAAGTATGTGAAGAACTTTGTTGTCGAGAAAGGCAATTCTCCAGTTGATGTGATCATAGAGCTTTGA